One Halomonas sp. THAF5a genomic region harbors:
- the nfo gene encoding deoxyribonuclease IV, whose protein sequence is MNYLGAHVSAAGGVDKAVARAVAIGADAFALFTKNQRQWRAKPLDDATIEAFRAACDRHGFGPGQILPHDSYLINLGHPEAEGLAKSRAAFLDECRRCEQLGLTLLNFHPGSHLRRISEGDCLARIAESINRVLAETSGVTAVIENTAGQGSNLGWRFEHLAEIIDQVDDKTRVGICIDTCHAFAAGYDLRTAEACTATLDELDRVVGLDYLRGMHLNDAKSAFGSRVDRHHSLGQGNIGLAAFTTLMRDPRIDGIPMILETIDPSLWAEEIAWLRRQQASR, encoded by the coding sequence ATGAACTATCTCGGCGCTCACGTCAGCGCGGCGGGCGGGGTCGACAAGGCGGTGGCGCGGGCCGTGGCGATCGGCGCCGACGCCTTCGCCCTGTTCACCAAGAACCAGCGGCAGTGGCGAGCCAAGCCGCTGGACGACGCGACCATCGAGGCCTTTCGGGCGGCCTGTGATCGGCACGGCTTCGGCCCGGGGCAGATCCTTCCCCACGACAGCTACCTGATCAACCTCGGCCACCCCGAGGCCGAGGGGCTCGCCAAGTCGCGCGCCGCCTTCCTCGACGAGTGTCGCCGCTGCGAACAGCTCGGGCTCACCCTGCTCAACTTCCACCCCGGCAGCCACCTGCGAAGGATCAGCGAGGGCGACTGCCTCGCCCGCATCGCCGAATCGATCAATCGGGTGCTCGCCGAGACCTCGGGCGTCACCGCGGTCATCGAGAACACCGCGGGGCAAGGCAGCAACCTCGGCTGGCGCTTCGAGCACCTCGCCGAGATCATCGACCAGGTCGACGACAAGACGCGCGTCGGCATCTGCATCGACACCTGCCACGCCTTCGCCGCCGGCTACGACCTGCGCACCGCCGAGGCCTGCACCGCTACCCTCGACGAGCTCGACCGGGTGGTGGGCCTCGACTACCTGCGCGGCATGCACCTGAACGATGCCAAGAGCGCGTTCGGCAGCCGGGTGGATCGCCACCACAGCCTGGGCCAGGGCAACATCGGCCTGGCCGCCTTCACCACCCTGATGCGCGACCCGCGCATCGACGGCATTCCCATGATCCTCGAAACCATCGACCCCTCGCTCTGGGCCGAGGAGATCGCCTGGCTTCGCCGCCAGCAGGCGAGCCGCTGA
- a CDS encoding DUF938 domain-containing protein has translation MSDERRHSPAAARNRQPILEVLQEVLPERARVLEVASGSGEHAVHFAGAMPGWTWQPSDPSPQACRSIEAWRAHAGLANLLPPLALDLTEGCPAGPVEVVVAINLLHIAPWTVGEALLEGAERCLPAGGTLFLYGPFIRRGRPTAPSNAAFDAELRQRDPRFGLRELETVVEAAEARGLGLEQLVEMPANNLSLVLRRA, from the coding sequence ATGAGCGACGAACGACGCCACAGCCCCGCGGCGGCGCGCAACCGCCAGCCGATCCTCGAGGTGCTGCAGGAGGTGCTGCCGGAACGCGCCCGGGTGCTCGAGGTGGCGAGCGGCAGCGGCGAGCACGCCGTCCACTTCGCCGGGGCGATGCCGGGCTGGACCTGGCAGCCGAGCGACCCGAGCCCCCAGGCGTGCCGCTCCATCGAGGCCTGGCGGGCCCACGCGGGGCTCGCCAACCTGCTGCCGCCTCTGGCGCTGGATCTGACCGAGGGCTGCCCGGCCGGTCCGGTGGAGGTCGTGGTGGCGATCAACCTGCTGCACATCGCGCCCTGGACGGTCGGCGAAGCGCTGCTCGAGGGCGCCGAACGGTGCCTGCCCGCCGGCGGCACGCTCTTCCTCTACGGCCCCTTCATCCGTCGGGGGCGGCCCACGGCCCCCAGCAACGCCGCCTTCGACGCCGAGCTTCGCCAACGCGACCCGCGCTTCGGCCTGCGCGAGCTGGAGACGGTCGTCGAGGCGGCCGAGGCGCGCGGCCTCGGGCTCGAGCAACTGGTGGAGATGCCCGCCAACAACCTGAGCCTGGTCTTGCGCCGCGCCTAG
- a CDS encoding FAD-binding oxidoreductase, protein MNPMSAFQPYYPHYDPLHSDLPGQGMDYAPSYWRYHAGEPPEDDGPVSADMDVDVVLIGGGFTGLATALFLAREYGIKATVLEANQIGWGCTSRNGGQGHLAWGRLSRSQWVKKWGADTARRLHANTLEGFEVFQSMAEDPEIDCEPQNHGNLLVAHSPQALKGLEAESRLCHDVLGYKTRVLDRDTVLNEYIGDQESVGALLEPVGIAVQPLKLAYGYARLARKLGARIHTASPVQNWTTEGGIHHLQTPGGVVRARAVGIATAGYTSPNLHKLTAYRNMPIMANSVWTRTLTDEEIDACGFRSTMIVTDTRKLRYYYRFLPEKRLQIGTRSAISGADAQNPKHLKVVHDAIARKFPALAGIETPWFSHGWMDISHDMMPRIVQPDASQQIFYAQGYSGNGVAFSAYASKKLAALIAGDKIPESDLPIFSSPLPAHPLRPIRRMGQRALYKYFQVLDTVR, encoded by the coding sequence ATGAATCCCATGTCTGCATTTCAGCCCTACTATCCGCACTATGATCCTCTGCATAGCGATCTGCCCGGGCAGGGCATGGACTATGCGCCGAGCTACTGGCGCTACCATGCCGGAGAGCCGCCCGAGGATGACGGTCCCGTCAGCGCCGATATGGACGTGGACGTCGTCCTGATCGGCGGGGGCTTTACTGGCCTGGCCACGGCGCTGTTTCTCGCTCGCGAGTACGGCATCAAGGCGACCGTCCTGGAGGCCAATCAGATCGGCTGGGGGTGCACCAGCCGCAATGGAGGTCAGGGACACCTGGCCTGGGGGCGCCTGAGCCGGAGCCAGTGGGTCAAGAAATGGGGCGCGGATACCGCGCGCCGCCTGCACGCCAACACCCTGGAGGGTTTCGAGGTCTTTCAGTCCATGGCCGAGGATCCCGAGATCGACTGCGAGCCCCAGAATCACGGCAACCTGCTCGTTGCCCATAGTCCTCAGGCACTGAAGGGACTTGAGGCAGAGTCTCGGCTCTGCCACGACGTGCTCGGTTACAAGACGCGGGTGCTGGATCGCGACACGGTGCTCAATGAGTACATCGGCGACCAGGAGAGTGTCGGTGCCCTACTGGAGCCGGTGGGGATCGCCGTCCAGCCGTTGAAGCTGGCCTATGGCTACGCCCGTCTCGCGCGCAAGCTGGGGGCCCGGATTCATACGGCAAGCCCGGTGCAGAACTGGACGACGGAAGGGGGCATCCATCACTTGCAGACCCCGGGGGGCGTGGTGCGGGCGCGGGCCGTCGGCATTGCTACCGCCGGCTATACCAGCCCGAACCTGCACAAGCTCACGGCCTACCGCAACATGCCGATCATGGCCAACTCGGTCTGGACGCGGACCCTGACGGACGAGGAGATCGACGCGTGCGGTTTCCGCTCCACCATGATCGTCACCGACACCCGGAAGTTGCGGTACTACTACCGCTTCTTGCCCGAGAAACGGCTTCAGATCGGCACCCGTAGCGCCATCAGCGGCGCCGATGCGCAGAACCCCAAGCACCTGAAGGTCGTCCATGACGCCATCGCGCGCAAGTTCCCGGCCCTGGCAGGCATCGAGACGCCCTGGTTCTCCCATGGGTGGATGGATATTTCCCACGACATGATGCCGCGTATCGTGCAGCCCGATGCGTCCCAGCAGATCTTCTATGCCCAGGGATACAGCGGCAACGGCGTTGCTTTCTCCGCCTACGCCTCGAAGAAACTGGCGGCGCTGATCGCTGGCGACAAGATTCCGGAGTCCGACCTTCCCATCTTCAGCTCGCCGCTGCCTGCACACCCCTTGCGGCCGATTCGTCGCATGGGGCAGAGGGCGCTGTACAAGTATTTCCAGGTGCTGGACACCGTGCGTTGA
- a CDS encoding YchJ family protein, whose amino-acid sequence MTATRPPDTHCPCGSGHSLAACCGRYHRNEPAPSPEALMRSRYSAFALELTDYLLETWHSSTRPSSLPGDDATRWRRLEILDHEGEGDRGRVHFRATFQEGRRWGVLEEASRFVKEAGRWRYLDGEPSVSRLKPGRNDACPCGSGRKFKACCGLR is encoded by the coding sequence ATGACCGCCACCCGGCCCCCCGATACACACTGCCCCTGCGGCAGCGGCCACTCCCTCGCCGCCTGCTGCGGCCGCTATCATCGCAACGAGCCGGCGCCGAGCCCCGAGGCGCTGATGCGTTCGCGCTACAGCGCCTTCGCCCTCGAGCTCACCGACTACCTCCTGGAGACCTGGCATTCGAGCACCCGGCCCTCGAGCCTGCCGGGCGACGACGCCACCCGCTGGCGGCGCCTGGAGATCCTCGATCATGAAGGAGAGGGCGATCGCGGCCGGGTGCACTTTCGTGCCACCTTCCAGGAGGGCCGGCGCTGGGGCGTGCTGGAGGAGGCCTCGCGCTTCGTGAAGGAGGCGGGGCGCTGGCGCTACCTCGACGGCGAGCCCTCGGTGAGCCGGCTCAAGCCCGGCCGCAACGACGCCTGCCCCTGCGGCAGCGGGCGCAAGTTCAAGGCCTGCTGCGGCCTTCGCTGA
- a CDS encoding TRAP transporter small permease yields MSRPLQSVLTAALSFLHRTERLIDAALRPVVFAGMAALIGVITLQIVSRVFFQAVGWTEEVARFLLVWITFLGATLAFQRGRHIAVTFLVDALPGRLARLARIAASLVVLGFMIALVSIGWEYMQVQSFQKSASLRLSMTWVYAVMPLCAALMAWYAAIDLVGLILPGGADAAPRSPEDPPA; encoded by the coding sequence GTGTCTCGTCCGCTCCAGTCCGTGCTGACCGCCGCGCTGTCGTTCCTGCACCGCACCGAGCGCCTCATCGACGCCGCCCTGCGCCCCGTGGTCTTCGCGGGCATGGCGGCGCTGATCGGGGTGATCACGCTGCAGATCGTCTCGCGGGTGTTCTTCCAGGCGGTGGGCTGGACCGAGGAGGTGGCCCGTTTCCTGCTGGTCTGGATCACCTTCCTCGGCGCCACGCTGGCCTTCCAGCGTGGCCGCCATATCGCCGTGACCTTCCTGGTCGATGCCCTGCCCGGCCGTCTCGCACGACTCGCCCGCATCGCCGCGTCGCTGGTGGTGCTCGGCTTCATGATCGCCCTGGTGAGCATCGGCTGGGAGTACATGCAGGTGCAGAGCTTCCAGAAGTCGGCCTCGCTGCGTCTCTCCATGACCTGGGTCTACGCCGTGATGCCGCTCTGTGCCGCCCTGATGGCCTGGTACGCCGCGATCGACCTGGTCGGCCTGATCCTTCCCGGCGGCGCTGACGCCGCACCCCGTTCTCCCGAGGACCCTCCGGCATGA
- a CDS encoding TRAP transporter large permease, translating to MTALLFVLFFVFMLLGVPVALAIGASTLVALQAQGTPLMVVTQQMFQGINSFALVAVPMFILAGDLMAQGKVSEKLVAFADALFGFLKGGLSIVSVGAGMFFAAISGSGAATTAAVGSSLVPELRKKGYEPASAASLIAASGTIGVVIPPSVPMIIYAVIAQQSVSTLFLSGILPGIAMGLGLAAIAIVQAYRRQYPRGAALSASTLWHTFRSASWGLATPVIILGGIFSGIFTPSEAAVVAVNYALMVSLFIYRDLGFKDVYRILIRSAITTSVIMLVIATSAVLSWTLSSWQVPGAIAQAVLSLSTDPLVIMLLVVAVILLTGVFIETASALIILTPVLLPLVTQLGIDPIHFGLIIVMGLAIGMITPPVAINLYVASSVTQLPLERITRAIVPYLLSLVAVLLLVVYVPILLGLSG from the coding sequence ATGACCGCCCTGCTCTTCGTGCTGTTCTTCGTCTTCATGCTGCTCGGCGTGCCGGTCGCCCTGGCCATCGGCGCCAGCACCCTGGTGGCGCTCCAGGCCCAGGGCACGCCGTTGATGGTGGTCACCCAGCAGATGTTCCAGGGCATCAACTCCTTCGCCCTGGTGGCGGTGCCGATGTTCATCCTCGCCGGCGACCTGATGGCCCAGGGCAAGGTCAGCGAGAAGCTGGTGGCCTTCGCCGATGCGCTGTTCGGCTTCTTGAAGGGCGGGCTCTCCATCGTCTCGGTGGGAGCCGGCATGTTCTTCGCCGCCATCTCCGGCTCCGGCGCGGCGACCACCGCCGCCGTGGGCTCGAGCCTGGTGCCGGAGCTGCGCAAGAAGGGCTACGAGCCCGCCTCGGCAGCCAGCCTGATCGCCGCCAGCGGCACCATCGGCGTGGTGATCCCGCCCTCGGTGCCGATGATCATCTACGCCGTGATCGCCCAGCAGTCGGTCTCGACGCTGTTCCTGAGCGGCATCCTGCCCGGCATCGCCATGGGCCTTGGCCTGGCGGCCATCGCCATCGTCCAGGCCTATCGCCGCCAGTACCCGCGCGGTGCCGCGCTCTCGGCGTCGACCCTCTGGCACACCTTCAGGAGCGCCAGCTGGGGGCTGGCGACGCCGGTGATCATCCTCGGCGGCATCTTCTCCGGCATCTTCACCCCCAGCGAAGCGGCAGTGGTGGCGGTCAACTATGCGCTGATGGTGTCACTGTTCATCTATCGCGACCTCGGATTCAAGGACGTCTATCGCATCCTGATCCGCTCGGCGATCACCACCTCGGTGATCATGCTGGTGATCGCCACCTCGGCGGTGCTCAGCTGGACCCTCTCCAGCTGGCAGGTCCCCGGCGCCATCGCCCAGGCGGTGCTGTCACTCTCCACCGACCCGCTGGTGATCATGCTGCTGGTGGTGGCGGTGATCCTGCTCACCGGAGTGTTCATCGAGACCGCCAGCGCCCTGATCATCCTGACGCCGGTGCTGCTGCCGCTGGTCACCCAGCTCGGCATCGACCCGATCCACTTCGGTCTGATCATCGTCATGGGACTCGCCATCGGCATGATCACCCCGCCGGTGGCGATCAACCTCTACGTGGCGTCCTCGGTCACCCAGCTGCCGCTGGAGCGCATCACCCGCGCCATCGTGCCCTACCTGCTGAGCCTGGTCGCGGTGCTGCTGCTGGTGGTCTATGTCCCGATCCTGCTCGGCCTCTCCGGCTAG
- a CDS encoding TRAP transporter substrate-binding protein: MKGFARATLALSVSLAMAAGAQAANFDDMNPVTLRLAHVVNEQDGFHIAAEKFEELVEARTEGKVDIELYPNATLGDERTLLEAMQIGAVDMGVITNGPVANFVEEMAVFELPFLFPSPEAAYAVLDGPIGQELLDKLADVNLKGLAYAERGFRNLTNSERPVTAPEDLDGLRIRVMENPVYVDTFRELGANAIPMAWTEALTAMQQGTIDGQENPINVIHSFKLNETQDHMTLSRHTYAPAIFVMGMPAWGQLPEAAQAVIDEAAQEAAEHERRVNAEMAAEQLAALREAGMQIVEAPDLAAFQEAVAPVYAQYGEQFGDYLPRIQEALK; this comes from the coding sequence ATGAAAGGTTTTGCACGCGCCACGCTGGCCCTCTCCGTCTCGCTGGCGATGGCCGCCGGCGCCCAGGCCGCCAATTTCGACGACATGAACCCGGTCACCCTGCGCCTGGCCCACGTGGTCAACGAGCAGGACGGCTTCCACATCGCCGCCGAGAAGTTCGAGGAACTGGTGGAAGCGCGCACCGAGGGCAAGGTGGACATCGAGCTCTACCCCAACGCCACCCTGGGCGACGAGCGCACCCTCCTCGAGGCGATGCAGATCGGGGCCGTGGACATGGGCGTCATCACCAACGGGCCGGTGGCCAACTTCGTCGAGGAGATGGCGGTCTTCGAGCTGCCCTTCCTCTTCCCCTCCCCGGAGGCGGCCTACGCAGTGCTCGACGGCCCGATCGGCCAGGAGCTCCTCGACAAGCTCGCCGACGTCAACCTCAAGGGCCTGGCCTACGCCGAGCGCGGCTTTCGCAACCTGACCAACAGCGAGCGCCCCGTGACCGCGCCCGAGGACCTCGACGGGCTGCGCATCCGCGTGATGGAGAACCCGGTCTACGTCGACACCTTCCGTGAACTCGGCGCCAACGCCATCCCCATGGCCTGGACCGAGGCACTGACCGCCATGCAACAGGGCACCATCGACGGCCAGGAGAACCCGATCAACGTGATCCACTCGTTCAAGCTCAACGAGACCCAGGACCACATGACCCTGTCGCGCCACACCTACGCCCCGGCGATCTTCGTCATGGGCATGCCGGCCTGGGGCCAGCTGCCCGAGGCGGCCCAGGCGGTGATCGACGAGGCCGCCCAGGAGGCCGCCGAACACGAGCGGCGCGTCAACGCCGAGATGGCCGCCGAACAGCTGGCGGCGCTGCGCGAGGCCGGCATGCAGATCGTCGAAGCGCCCGATCTCGCGGCCTTCCAGGAGGCCGTGGCGCCGGTCTACGCCCAGTACGGCGAGCAGTTCGGCGACTACCTGCCGCGCATCCAGGAGGCACTGAAGTAA
- the rluF gene encoding 23S rRNA pseudouridine(2604) synthase RluF, giving the protein MAQELSKRINKYIRESGMCSRRDADRYIEQGNVTIDGRRATSGDQVYPGSVVKVNGQVVEPLEEEDLVFIALNKPVGIVSTTESSEKANIVDFVNHGARIFPIGRLDKDSQGLIFLTNNGDLVNRILRASNHHEKEYLVTVDKPITDDFLAGMGGGVRILGQTTKPCRVVRESRYVFNITLVQGLNRQIRRMCEVFGYEVVKLERVRIMNVTLKGLALGDWRDLTQDEVATILAETEHSTSQAEAPANARKQATPGKQATPKAKAKPTGKPAGQGAKRGAAARKGAPAKPGAGKAGAGKGKAPAKGAKAAGKAPPRQAKGGKPAPGGRKGKGASQSGRATGQRQKPGNAARKARAKK; this is encoded by the coding sequence ATGGCCCAAGAACTCTCGAAGCGCATCAACAAGTACATCCGCGAGAGCGGGATGTGCTCCCGACGGGATGCGGACCGCTACATCGAGCAGGGCAACGTCACCATCGACGGCCGGCGCGCCACCTCCGGCGACCAGGTCTATCCGGGCAGCGTGGTCAAGGTCAACGGCCAGGTGGTCGAACCCCTGGAGGAGGAGGACCTGGTCTTCATCGCCCTGAACAAGCCGGTCGGCATCGTCAGCACCACCGAGTCCAGCGAGAAGGCCAACATCGTCGACTTCGTCAATCACGGCGCGCGCATCTTCCCCATCGGCCGCCTGGACAAGGACTCCCAGGGCCTGATCTTCCTGACCAACAACGGCGATCTCGTGAACCGCATCCTGCGGGCGAGCAACCATCACGAGAAGGAGTACCTGGTCACCGTCGACAAGCCCATCACCGATGACTTCCTCGCGGGGATGGGCGGCGGCGTGCGCATCCTCGGCCAGACCACCAAGCCGTGCCGGGTGGTCAGGGAGTCGCGGTACGTCTTCAACATCACCCTGGTGCAGGGGTTGAACCGCCAGATCCGCCGCATGTGCGAGGTGTTCGGCTATGAGGTGGTGAAGCTCGAGCGCGTCCGCATCATGAACGTCACGCTCAAGGGCCTGGCGCTGGGCGACTGGCGCGATCTGACCCAGGACGAGGTGGCGACGATCCTGGCCGAGACCGAGCACTCGACGTCCCAGGCCGAGGCGCCGGCGAACGCCAGGAAACAGGCGACGCCCGGGAAGCAGGCGACGCCCAAGGCCAAGGCCAAGCCCACGGGCAAGCCGGCCGGCCAGGGCGCCAAGCGCGGCGCCGCGGCCCGGAAAGGCGCGCCCGCCAAGCCCGGAGCCGGAAAAGCGGGAGCCGGCAAGGGCAAAGCGCCGGCCAAGGGCGCCAAGGCCGCCGGCAAGGCGCCGCCCCGCCAGGCCAAGGGCGGCAAGCCGGCGCCCGGCGGTCGCAAGGGCAAGGGCGCGTCCCAGTCGGGCCGCGCGACCGGCCAGCGCCAGAAGCCCGGCAACGCGGCGCGCAAGGCCCGGGCCAAGAAGTGA
- a CDS encoding DUF2188 domain-containing protein — translation MPSSTHHVTPNPKGGWSVHRHGSQRASRHFATKTAAEAYGRQVSFNQQTVLIIHHKNGSRTSSDHATTDRPKARRRRSPPRR, via the coding sequence ATGCCTTCATCGACGCATCACGTGACCCCCAACCCCAAGGGGGGCTGGAGCGTCCATCGGCACGGCAGCCAGCGCGCCAGCCGCCATTTCGCCACCAAGACAGCCGCCGAGGCCTACGGCCGCCAGGTCAGCTTCAATCAGCAGACGGTGCTGATCATCCATCACAAGAACGGGTCCCGGACCTCCTCCGACCACGCCACAACGGACCGCCCCAAGGCGCGTCGTCGGCGTTCGCCCCCGCGCCGCTGA
- a CDS encoding nuclear transport factor 2 family protein, translating into MNGMSHDTLNAMFDAFNRHDIEAVMSYFADDIVFDTVSGSEAHGTRIEGREAVRAAFENTWGTQPDVQWLNGTHYFADERVVSESTFVATQPDGKRVEADSVDLFTVRDGKIVRKQAFRKQRPPFDPA; encoded by the coding sequence ATGAACGGCATGAGCCATGACACCCTGAACGCCATGTTCGACGCCTTCAACCGTCACGACATCGAGGCGGTCATGTCATATTTCGCGGATGATATCGTGTTCGATACCGTCTCGGGGTCGGAGGCGCATGGCACCCGGATCGAGGGTCGTGAGGCCGTCAGGGCCGCGTTCGAGAACACCTGGGGCACCCAGCCGGATGTTCAATGGCTGAATGGGACCCATTACTTTGCCGATGAACGTGTGGTGTCGGAATCGACCTTCGTCGCCACACAGCCCGACGGTAAGCGTGTTGAAGCCGATAGCGTCGACCTGTTTACGGTGCGCGATGGCAAGATCGTGCGCAAGCAGGCCTTTCGCAAGCAGCGCCCGCCCTTCGATCCGGCCTGA
- a CDS encoding GlxA family transcriptional regulator, with the protein MRLDYQGLLPEAVGFLLLPRFSMMAFFSAVEPLRIANRIAARPLFDWQLISEDGAPVTASNGMTLLADRAIGDVHHLPSLAVCSGFGPEDTLSRPLMAWLHRLDQAGCALGGLDTGGFLLAEAGLLEGERVTLHWESLPAFQERFPSIETSDELFELGTRRFSCAGGTAAMDMALEVIALRHGSRLAIDVSEQLIHERIRTRRDQQRMSLARRLGVHHRRLVEAVALMERHLESPLTLAEVARRSGVSPRQLQRLFEQHLDSPPRAWYLKLRLERARHLLVDTDMEVLSVGLACGFGSGSSFARAFKAHFGVSPRVARRQMVHGGGEP; encoded by the coding sequence TTGCGTCTGGACTACCAAGGGCTGCTGCCCGAAGCCGTCGGCTTCCTGCTGCTGCCGCGCTTCTCGATGATGGCCTTCTTCTCGGCCGTCGAGCCGCTGCGCATCGCCAACCGCATCGCCGCGCGGCCGCTCTTCGACTGGCAGCTGATCAGCGAGGACGGTGCCCCGGTCACCGCCTCCAACGGCATGACGCTGCTGGCCGACCGCGCCATCGGCGACGTGCACCACCTGCCGTCGCTGGCGGTGTGCAGCGGCTTTGGCCCGGAAGACACCCTGAGCCGCCCGCTGATGGCCTGGCTGCACCGCCTGGACCAGGCCGGCTGTGCGCTGGGCGGCCTCGACACCGGCGGCTTCCTGCTGGCCGAGGCGGGCCTGCTGGAGGGCGAGCGAGTCACCCTGCACTGGGAGAGCCTGCCGGCCTTCCAGGAGCGCTTCCCGTCCATCGAGACCTCCGACGAGCTCTTCGAGCTCGGCACCCGGCGCTTCTCCTGCGCCGGCGGCACGGCGGCCATGGACATGGCACTGGAGGTGATCGCCCTCCGGCACGGCTCGCGCCTGGCCATCGACGTCTCGGAACAGCTGATCCACGAGCGGATCCGCACCCGGCGCGACCAGCAGCGCATGTCGCTGGCCCGCCGTCTCGGGGTGCACCATCGCCGGTTGGTCGAGGCCGTGGCGCTGATGGAGCGCCACCTCGAGTCGCCGCTGACCCTCGCCGAGGTCGCCCGCCGCAGCGGGGTGTCGCCGCGCCAGCTGCAGCGCCTCTTCGAGCAGCATCTCGACAGCCCCCCCCGCGCCTGGTACCTGAAGCTGCGCCTCGAACGCGCCCGCCACCTGCTGGTCGACACCGACATGGAGGTGCTCTCGGTGGGGCTGGCCTGTGGCTTCGGCTCTGGCTCCAGCTTCGCCCGCGCCTTCAAGGCGCACTTCGGCGTCTCGCCGCGGGTGGCGCGTCGCCAGATGGTGCACGGCGGAGGGGAACCCTGA
- a CDS encoding BCCT family transporter — protein sequence MNEQLINSVERYPSGRLTTRLFGDYDHSLFWPVLSIYTAIMLCALLFPEHIGEALSSTRDFLIFNFGWSFLLGMGAALLFCLYLVISPFGDLKLGADDEVPEFSYGAWISMLFSCGFGIGFVFFSVAEPLTHLYQSSHVVDMGATGEAAGVAKAVQLTLLDWGMHGWAVFAIAAWAIAFPAYRLGLPLTVATGLYGILGERCNSSLWGRLANALGIIGTIGGNATMIGLGVASISYGLNTLFGLDLGPVGQALVMLVVIIAYVISAATGVERGIKFLSQANMVMAGSVLLVLLFFGHAPTQYLLNLGTQQIGDYFGDVFALQFWSDAGNFEQRDWLGWWVVFYWLWYISYIPFCGGFIARISKGRTLREFIVGVILVPMLLAIGWFSIWGGSAGFVEVTGIAPLWESVQEKPESGIYALLESMPGGWWLSLVVLFNIIIFAVTTSDSASFFAAMQVSNGEENPRVSMRLLWGVVIGFTGIMFQLTGGFDAIRSLAIVVGAPFFFVGIAYMFSVYRMLKSAKKGGVKNSEIGDFSRGLASHIKSSS from the coding sequence ATGAACGAACAACTCATAAATAGCGTCGAGCGCTATCCATCGGGTCGCCTGACGACTCGTCTATTTGGTGACTACGATCACTCGCTTTTCTGGCCGGTATTGTCGATCTATACCGCGATCATGCTGTGCGCGCTGCTCTTCCCGGAACATATCGGTGAAGCGCTGTCGTCTACCCGAGATTTCCTGATCTTCAACTTCGGCTGGAGTTTCCTGCTGGGCATGGGGGCGGCGTTGCTGTTCTGCCTGTACCTGGTCATCAGCCCGTTCGGTGACCTGAAGCTGGGCGCGGACGATGAAGTGCCGGAGTTCTCCTACGGGGCCTGGATCTCGATGCTCTTCAGTTGTGGCTTCGGCATCGGGTTCGTGTTCTTCAGCGTGGCCGAACCGCTGACGCACCTGTACCAGTCATCCCATGTGGTCGACATGGGCGCGACGGGGGAGGCCGCCGGCGTCGCCAAGGCAGTCCAGCTCACCCTGCTGGATTGGGGCATGCACGGCTGGGCGGTGTTTGCCATCGCGGCCTGGGCCATCGCATTTCCGGCCTACCGACTGGGGTTGCCCCTCACCGTGGCCACCGGTCTCTACGGCATCCTCGGGGAACGCTGCAACAGCAGCCTGTGGGGGCGCCTGGCCAACGCGCTCGGCATCATTGGCACCATTGGCGGCAATGCCACGATGATCGGACTCGGCGTGGCCTCCATCAGCTATGGCCTGAACACGCTCTTCGGGCTCGACCTGGGCCCGGTGGGCCAGGCGCTGGTCATGCTGGTGGTCATCATTGCCTACGTGATTTCGGCGGCCACGGGGGTCGAGCGCGGCATCAAGTTTCTCAGCCAGGCCAACATGGTCATGGCCGGTAGCGTTCTCTTGGTGCTGCTCTTCTTCGGTCATGCGCCGACCCAGTATCTCCTGAACCTCGGGACGCAGCAGATCGGTGACTATTTCGGTGACGTCTTCGCCCTGCAGTTCTGGAGCGATGCCGGCAACTTCGAGCAGCGCGACTGGCTCGGCTGGTGGGTCGTGTTCTACTGGCTGTGGTACATCTCCTATATTCCGTTCTGCGGCGGCTTTATCGCCCGTATCTCCAAGGGGCGCACCCTTCGCGAGTTCATCGTCGGTGTGATCCTGGTGCCCATGCTGTTGGCGATCGGCTGGTTCAGCATCTGGGGCGGCTCTGCGGGCTTCGTCGAAGTGACCGGTATCGCCCCCCTGTGGGAAAGCGTTCAGGAAAAGCCCGAGTCCGGCATCTATGCACTGCTCGAGAGCATGCCGGGAGGCTGGTGGTTAAGCCTTGTCGTGCTCTTCAACATCATCATCTTTGCCGTGACCACGTCTGACTCCGCGTCCTTCTTCGCCGCCATGCAGGTCTCCAATGGCGAGGAAAATCCGCGGGTGTCCATGCGTCTCCTGTGGGGTGTGGTCATAGGCTTTACAGGGATCATGTTTCAGCTCACCGGCGGCTTCGATGCCATCCGAAGCCTCGCCATCGTCGTGGGCGCACCCTTCTTCTTCGTGGGCATCGCCTACATGTTCTCGGTCTATCGCATGCTCAAGTCGGCGAAGAAGGGCGGTGTGAAGAACAGTGAAATAGGCGATTTCTCGAGAGGGCTGGCATCGCATATCAAGTCGAGCAGCTAG